One Bifidobacterium angulatum DSM 20098 = JCM 7096 DNA window includes the following coding sequences:
- a CDS encoding L-lactate dehydrogenase, with product MVSVNSNKVVVVGTGQVGSTTAFSIITQGLCNELILIDPAQSKAMGECRDLDDGSEFLNRHVKVRVGDYSDCGDADVVVITAGRRPPKNADRMGELQFTLGIIGDITDGIMSSGFDGVIVVVSNPVDVISWYVWKRSGLSRTQVLGTGTALDTSRLKTIIGEETGLDPRNVGGFVMGEHGNSQFVPWSAVSLGGKPFAQFLADNRNRFSSVSTDDLESKTRDRGNVIKDAKGGTNFGIASTVAGIVQTILWDERRIVPVSTLLDGEYGEHDVFLGVPTELRANGANEIVELTLTDEEQAKLHHSAQIVRSYCEGLL from the coding sequence ATGGTTTCCGTGAACAGTAATAAGGTTGTTGTGGTCGGCACCGGCCAGGTTGGTTCGACCACGGCGTTCAGCATCATCACGCAAGGATTGTGCAATGAGCTGATACTGATCGATCCGGCTCAGAGCAAGGCGATGGGCGAGTGCAGGGATCTTGATGATGGCAGCGAATTTCTGAATCGTCATGTCAAGGTGCGTGTAGGCGACTATTCCGATTGCGGTGACGCCGATGTCGTTGTCATCACCGCTGGTCGTCGCCCGCCGAAGAACGCCGATCGAATGGGGGAGCTGCAATTCACGTTGGGTATCATCGGAGACATCACCGATGGCATCATGTCCAGCGGTTTCGATGGCGTGATCGTGGTGGTGTCCAATCCGGTGGATGTAATCTCATGGTACGTGTGGAAGCGCAGCGGACTGTCACGCACCCAGGTGCTGGGTACCGGAACGGCGCTTGATACCTCTCGACTGAAGACCATTATCGGCGAGGAGACCGGGCTGGACCCGCGTAACGTCGGCGGTTTCGTCATGGGGGAGCATGGTAACTCCCAGTTTGTCCCCTGGTCGGCCGTTTCGCTCGGCGGCAAACCGTTCGCCCAATTCCTTGCCGACAACAGGAATCGGTTCTCTTCCGTTTCCACCGATGATCTGGAATCCAAGACGCGCGATCGCGGCAATGTCATCAAAGATGCCAAAGGCGGAACGAATTTCGGTATCGCTTCCACGGTTGCCGGGATCGTTCAGACGATTCTGTGGGACGAGCGGCGTATTGTTCCCGTCTCCACATTGCTCGACGGCGAATACGGCGAGCATGATGTGTTCCTGGGCGTACCCACCGAGCTACGCGCCAATGGTGCCAACGAGATCGTCGAATTGACATTGACCGATGAAGAGCAAGCCAAGTTGCACCATTCCGCGCAGATCGTGCGCTCGTATTGCGAGGGGCTGCTGTGA
- a CDS encoding HAD family hydrolase, which translates to MHNAKAGDDRMPTSMLIADLDGTLLHDAQVFEDRFITQRSIDTIRRMHDTGVKFIVETARPVSTGYRFVEQLPVDGVAYLNGALIDIDPALSDYDMLTSGVMPSDGHLMKIGFSSGRACEVCRFLLDEMPGLKIGIVMDDVRYTNFDVSVYWKTQTWRYTDFKDVPDGISDKIIMFPEPEQWARLRTLIPADFDVHISEGSLWMLMNPQANKKHALDVFADCFNVPVSRTASFGDDLVDIDMLQRSGRGVAVANSNPEVLKIADEVCPANNEDGVAQWIESRLL; encoded by the coding sequence ATGCATAACGCAAAGGCCGGTGATGACCGTATGCCGACATCGATGCTGATCGCCGATCTTGATGGCACGCTGTTGCATGACGCACAGGTATTCGAGGATCGTTTCATCACGCAGCGTTCCATCGATACGATTCGTCGTATGCATGACACAGGGGTGAAGTTCATAGTCGAGACCGCCAGACCGGTGAGTACTGGGTATCGGTTCGTCGAGCAGCTTCCTGTAGATGGCGTGGCGTATCTGAATGGCGCGCTGATTGATATCGACCCGGCACTGTCGGATTACGACATGCTCACGAGTGGGGTGATGCCATCCGACGGACACCTGATGAAAATAGGCTTCTCGTCAGGCCGCGCATGCGAGGTATGCCGATTCCTGTTGGACGAGATGCCGGGATTGAAGATCGGCATCGTGATGGACGATGTGCGGTATACGAATTTCGATGTCAGCGTGTATTGGAAAACACAGACTTGGCGGTATACCGATTTCAAGGATGTTCCCGATGGCATCAGCGATAAGATCATCATGTTTCCGGAGCCCGAGCAGTGGGCTCGTCTGCGTACGCTGATCCCCGCCGATTTCGATGTCCATATTTCCGAAGGATCGTTATGGATGCTGATGAATCCCCAGGCGAACAAGAAGCATGCGCTTGATGTTTTCGCCGACTGCTTCAACGTGCCTGTATCGCGGACGGCGTCCTTCGGTGATGATTTGGTCGATATCGACATGCTTCAACGTTCCGGCAGGGGAGTGGCTGTGGCCAATTCCAATCCGGAGGTTCTGAAGATCGCCGATGAGGTCTGTCCCGCCAATAACGAGGATGGCGTGGCACAGTGGATTGAATCGCGTCTGCTATAG
- the tal gene encoding transaldolase, with the protein MTEATQRTSDSGVSIWLDDLSRSRIESGSLQDLIANKNVVGVTTNPSIFQKALHEVGPYDPQLKELGKVDVETAVRELTTTDVRNATDIFREIAEKTDFVDGRVSIEVDPRLAHETEATEKQAEELWAKVDRPNAMIKIPATLEGLPAITATLAKGISVNVTLIFSLERYEQVIDAYIEGIAQAAANGHDLKHIGSVASFFVSRVDTAVDKLLEANGSDEAKALEGKAAVANARLAYELFENKFANDPRWAELEAKGAKKQRPLWASTGTKNAAYSDCKYVDELVAPFVVNTMPEKTLNALADHGNGAASIQGTYEESHAIMDKLAELGINIKDVTDKLEADGVAAFIKSWDTVLADVQAGIDRVNG; encoded by the coding sequence ATGACTGAAGCAACTCAGCGCACGTCCGATTCCGGCGTTTCCATCTGGCTGGACGACCTGTCCCGCTCCCGCATCGAGTCCGGCTCCCTGCAGGACCTGATCGCCAACAAGAACGTCGTCGGCGTCACCACCAACCCGTCCATCTTCCAGAAGGCTCTGCACGAGGTCGGCCCGTACGACCCGCAGCTGAAGGAACTGGGCAAGGTTGACGTTGAGACCGCCGTACGCGAACTCACCACCACCGACGTGCGCAACGCCACCGACATCTTCCGCGAGATCGCCGAGAAGACCGACTTCGTTGACGGTCGCGTCTCCATCGAGGTCGACCCGCGCCTGGCTCACGAGACCGAAGCCACCGAGAAGCAGGCTGAGGAACTGTGGGCTAAGGTCGATCGTCCGAACGCCATGATCAAGATCCCGGCAACCCTCGAAGGCCTGCCGGCCATCACCGCCACCCTGGCCAAGGGCATCTCCGTGAACGTCACCCTGATCTTCTCCCTGGAGCGCTATGAGCAGGTCATCGACGCCTACATCGAGGGCATCGCCCAGGCTGCCGCCAACGGCCACGATCTGAAGCACATCGGCTCCGTCGCTTCCTTCTTCGTCTCCCGCGTGGACACCGCCGTCGACAAGCTGCTGGAAGCCAACGGCTCCGACGAGGCCAAGGCCCTCGAAGGCAAGGCTGCCGTCGCCAACGCTCGTCTCGCTTACGAACTGTTCGAGAACAAGTTCGCCAACGATCCGCGCTGGGCTGAGCTCGAAGCCAAGGGTGCCAAGAAGCAGCGTCCGCTGTGGGCCTCCACCGGCACCAAGAACGCCGCCTACTCCGATTGCAAGTACGTCGACGAGCTGGTTGCCCCGTTCGTCGTCAACACCATGCCGGAGAAGACCCTGAACGCTCTTGCCGATCACGGCAACGGCGCTGCCTCCATCCAGGGCACCTACGAAGAGTCCCACGCCATCATGGACAAGCTGGCTGAGCTCGGCATCAACATCAAGGATGTCACCGACAAGCTGGAAGCCGACGGCGTTGCCGCCTTCATCAAGTCCTGGGACACCGTTCTCGCTGACGTCCAGGCTGGCATCGACCGCGTCAACGGCTGA
- the dnaJ gene encoding molecular chaperone DnaJ: protein MADYYEVLGVDRNASEDEIKKAYRKMSRKYHPDIAGPEFEDKFKEVNNAYEVLGNAEKRRMYDSGVDPNNPNAGGFGGGFDMGDMGDVFSSFFGGSFGGSQGPVPRMQPGRDALASMTIELKTAVFGGTEQVRVNTFILCPQCSGTGSADGSKPTPCPDCQGQGMRQKVVRTMLGQMMTTAPCERCEGHGNIITNPCASCMGHGRVRTTRSIGVHVPAGIRDDSRIRLASQGEVGECGGAAGDLYVDIHIKADKQFTRDGDDLHCWVRVPMSWAVLGHEIDIETFDGTKNLEVPAGCQPEDTVTLKGLGAGRMRDDGERGDLVVHVAVEIPTKLSDDERELMERFADSHDADASHVAQSSRPAAAKGKKGFFSKLKDALG, encoded by the coding sequence GTGGCAGACTATTACGAGGTACTGGGCGTTGACCGCAACGCAAGCGAGGATGAGATCAAGAAGGCCTATCGCAAGATGAGCCGTAAATACCATCCCGATATCGCCGGCCCGGAATTCGAGGACAAGTTCAAAGAGGTCAACAACGCCTACGAGGTGTTGGGCAATGCCGAGAAGCGCCGCATGTACGATTCCGGCGTCGACCCGAACAACCCGAATGCCGGTGGGTTCGGCGGCGGCTTCGATATGGGCGATATGGGCGATGTGTTCAGCTCGTTCTTCGGTGGTTCGTTCGGGGGATCCCAAGGTCCTGTTCCGCGTATGCAGCCGGGCCGTGATGCCCTGGCCAGCATGACCATTGAGCTGAAGACCGCGGTATTCGGTGGTACCGAGCAGGTGCGCGTCAACACGTTTATTCTGTGTCCGCAATGTTCCGGCACCGGTTCAGCCGATGGTTCCAAGCCCACTCCATGCCCCGACTGCCAGGGGCAGGGTATGCGACAGAAGGTTGTACGCACCATGCTCGGCCAGATGATGACCACGGCGCCGTGCGAACGTTGCGAGGGGCACGGCAATATCATCACCAACCCGTGTGCTTCCTGCATGGGGCACGGTCGTGTGCGCACCACACGAAGCATCGGCGTGCATGTGCCGGCTGGCATTCGCGACGACTCCCGTATTCGCTTGGCAAGTCAAGGCGAAGTGGGTGAATGCGGTGGTGCCGCAGGCGACCTGTATGTGGACATTCATATCAAGGCCGACAAGCAGTTCACTCGTGATGGCGACGATTTGCACTGCTGGGTACGCGTGCCGATGAGCTGGGCGGTGCTTGGCCACGAGATCGACATCGAAACGTTCGATGGCACCAAGAACCTGGAGGTGCCGGCGGGCTGCCAGCCGGAAGACACCGTAACGCTCAAGGGGCTTGGCGCAGGGCGCATGCGTGACGATGGCGAGCGTGGCGATCTGGTGGTGCATGTCGCTGTGGAGATCCCGACCAAGCTTTCCGATGACGAACGCGAATTGATGGAGCGGTTCGCCGATTCCCATGATGCCGATGCAAGCCATGTCGCACAAAGCTCTCGTCCTGCTGCCGCAAAGGGCAAGAAGGGGTTTTTCTCTAAGCTGAAGGATGCGTTGGGCTGA
- the tkt gene encoding transketolase, which translates to MTEFKETELDERAIKMAKVLSADAVERAGHGHPGSPVSLAPIAYTLYQHFIKHDPNDPNWEGRDRFILSGGHASLTQYVQLYFSGYGLTLDDLKNFRGGAATRTPGHPEYGLTPGIEMTTGPLGQGFASAIGFAYGQRYQRGLLDPEAPAGESPFDHKIWVICGEGDIEEGISGEAASLAANQELGNLTVIFDANRIQIEGDTNLVLAEDVLKRFQAYGWYTDEFSFIQPDGSYKEDVEGLADTIAKAQKAAPNQPKLIKVDTLIAWPTPGKTNDPSSHGSKLGAEAVAGLKKLLGYDPEESFHVDEEALAHARKVAERGLEAHKEWDEKYNAWRKANPDKAALYDRIKAGELPEGFDKALDDLEDTFEVGKNIATRGASGSVLNAIAAVMPELWGGSADLGGSNKTDLKGAETFAPAKCATKQWPVCSPYGRQLHFGVREFTMGTITNGILLGSHTRPYGGTFFMFSDYERSAVRLAALMQIPNLYVWSHDSVAVGEDGPTHQPVEHLASFRAVPQLEVARPADAYETAEAYRYFFEKKNTLPTAMVLTRQGVPVLAETAEKAKDGVKKGAYVLIDTEGTPDVIIMATGSEVQWAVAAAKTLAGEGIKARVVSVPCVEWFEEQDAEYKEAVLPSAVKARVSVEAGVAMPWYKYLGSYGKPVSIEQFGLQGDGAQNMIDLGITAEHVVEAAKASIAEVEAAK; encoded by the coding sequence ATGACCGAATTCAAGGAGACCGAGCTCGACGAGCGTGCCATCAAGATGGCCAAGGTCCTCTCTGCTGACGCGGTTGAACGTGCGGGACACGGCCACCCCGGCTCCCCCGTTTCTCTGGCGCCGATTGCCTACACGCTGTATCAGCACTTCATCAAGCATGATCCGAACGATCCCAACTGGGAAGGCCGCGACCGTTTCATTCTTTCCGGCGGTCATGCCTCCCTCACCCAGTACGTTCAGCTCTACTTCTCCGGCTATGGCCTGACCCTGGACGACCTGAAGAACTTCCGTGGCGGCGCTGCCACCCGTACTCCGGGCCATCCTGAATACGGTCTGACCCCCGGCATCGAAATGACCACCGGCCCGCTGGGCCAGGGCTTCGCTTCCGCCATCGGCTTCGCCTACGGCCAGCGCTACCAGCGCGGTCTGCTCGACCCGGAGGCCCCGGCAGGCGAATCCCCGTTCGATCACAAGATCTGGGTCATCTGCGGCGAAGGCGATATCGAAGAGGGTATCTCCGGCGAAGCTGCATCCCTTGCCGCCAACCAGGAGCTCGGCAACCTGACCGTGATCTTCGATGCCAACCGCATCCAGATCGAAGGCGATACCAACCTGGTGCTGGCCGAAGACGTGCTCAAGCGTTTCCAGGCCTACGGCTGGTACACCGACGAGTTCAGCTTCATCCAGCCCGACGGCTCCTACAAGGAGGACGTCGAGGGCCTGGCCGACACCATCGCCAAGGCTCAGAAGGCCGCCCCGAACCAGCCGAAGCTCATCAAGGTCGATACCCTGATTGCATGGCCGACTCCGGGCAAGACCAACGATCCCTCCTCCCACGGTTCCAAGCTGGGCGCCGAAGCCGTCGCCGGCCTCAAGAAACTCCTCGGCTACGATCCGGAAGAGTCCTTCCATGTGGACGAAGAAGCCCTGGCTCACGCACGCAAGGTTGCCGAGCGTGGCCTGGAAGCCCACAAGGAATGGGATGAGAAGTACAACGCATGGCGTAAGGCCAACCCGGACAAGGCCGCTCTGTACGACCGCATCAAGGCCGGTGAGCTGCCGGAAGGCTTCGACAAGGCTCTCGACGATCTCGAGGACACCTTCGAAGTCGGCAAGAACATTGCTACCCGTGGCGCCTCCGGCTCCGTGCTGAACGCCATCGCCGCCGTCATGCCGGAACTCTGGGGCGGCTCCGCCGACCTCGGTGGTTCCAACAAGACCGATCTTAAGGGCGCTGAGACCTTCGCCCCGGCGAAGTGCGCCACCAAGCAGTGGCCGGTCTGCAGCCCGTACGGCCGTCAGCTGCATTTCGGCGTGCGCGAGTTCACCATGGGTACCATCACCAACGGCATCCTGCTGGGTTCCCACACCCGTCCGTACGGCGGCACCTTCTTCATGTTCTCCGACTATGAGCGTTCCGCCGTACGTCTGGCCGCCCTCATGCAGATTCCGAACCTGTATGTGTGGTCCCACGACTCCGTCGCAGTCGGCGAAGACGGCCCGACCCATCAGCCTGTCGAACACCTGGCTTCCTTCCGCGCCGTCCCGCAGCTCGAGGTCGCTCGTCCGGCCGACGCATACGAGACCGCCGAAGCCTACCGCTACTTCTTCGAGAAGAAGAACACCCTGCCGACCGCTATGGTTCTGACCCGTCAGGGCGTCCCGGTGCTCGCCGAGACCGCCGAGAAGGCCAAGGACGGCGTGAAGAAGGGCGCGTACGTGCTCATCGACACCGAGGGCACCCCGGACGTCATCATCATGGCCACCGGTTCCGAAGTCCAGTGGGCCGTGGCCGCTGCCAAGACTCTGGCCGGCGAGGGCATCAAGGCTCGCGTCGTGTCCGTGCCGTGCGTCGAATGGTTCGAGGAGCAGGACGCCGAATACAAGGAGGCAGTGCTGCCGTCCGCCGTCAAGGCTCGCGTGTCCGTCGAGGCCGGCGTTGCCATGCCGTGGTACAAGTACCTCGGCTCCTACGGCAAGCCGGTGTCCATCGAGCAGTTCGGCCTGCAGGGCGATGGCGCTCAGAACATGATCGATCTGGGCATCACCGCTGAGCATGTGGTGGAAGCCGCCAAGGCCTCCATCGCCGAAGTCGAAGCCGCAAAGTGA
- a CDS encoding aminotransferase class I/II-fold pyridoxal phosphate-dependent enzyme has product MAEDSFAARLNEIMALRGMKQIDFVHEAERYDVKLGKSHMSQYVSGKTVPRPDIAHFLAAVLRVNEQWLMGEDVPMEHDIASLPERDERTNESQETTMPQSEEHKPMRTFTKSHKLDNVLYDVRGPVVDEADRMEAAGTHILKLNIGNPAPFGFRTPDEVVYDMAQQLSDTEGYSPSKGLFTARKAIMQYAQLKNLPNVSIDGIYTGNGVSELINLSMSALLDNGDEVLVPAPDYPLWTACVNLAGGTAVHYVCDEESEWYPDIDDMKAKITDKTKAIVIINPNNPTGALYPKEVLEQIVQVAREHQLIIFSDEIYDRLVMDGLTHTSIASLAPDLFCVTFSGLSKSHMIAGYRVGWMVLSGNKRIAKDYIEGLNMLTNMRICSNVPAQSIVQTALGGHQSVNDYIVPGGRIYEQRNYIYEALNSIPGVSAKKPKAAFYIFPKIDVKKFNITNDEQFALDLLRDEHLLVVHGGGFNWKNPDHFRVVYLPRIEVLKDAIGKLTDFLEYYHQ; this is encoded by the coding sequence ATGGCTGAAGATTCGTTTGCTGCCCGGCTCAATGAGATCATGGCGCTTCGGGGAATGAAGCAAATTGATTTCGTGCATGAGGCCGAACGGTATGATGTTAAGCTCGGCAAGAGCCATATGAGTCAATACGTGAGCGGCAAGACAGTACCCCGACCAGACATCGCTCATTTTCTTGCCGCAGTGCTGCGGGTGAACGAGCAATGGCTGATGGGAGAGGACGTTCCCATGGAACACGATATCGCCTCATTGCCTGAACGGGATGAGCGGACGAACGAATCGCAGGAAACAACAATGCCGCAATCGGAGGAACATAAGCCAATGCGTACTTTTACCAAATCTCACAAACTCGATAATGTACTCTATGATGTCCGCGGGCCGGTCGTAGACGAGGCGGATCGTATGGAAGCGGCCGGCACTCATATTCTGAAACTCAATATCGGCAACCCGGCTCCCTTCGGATTCCGTACCCCCGACGAAGTGGTATACGATATGGCGCAGCAGCTGTCTGATACGGAGGGGTATTCTCCGTCAAAGGGTCTGTTCACCGCACGCAAGGCGATTATGCAGTATGCCCAGCTGAAGAATCTGCCTAATGTCAGCATCGATGGCATCTATACCGGCAATGGCGTCAGCGAGCTCATCAATCTCAGTATGTCCGCCTTGCTCGATAACGGTGACGAGGTTCTTGTACCGGCGCCGGATTACCCGCTATGGACAGCATGCGTGAACCTGGCCGGAGGCACCGCCGTGCATTATGTCTGTGATGAGGAATCCGAATGGTATCCGGACATCGACGATATGAAGGCCAAGATCACCGATAAGACCAAGGCCATCGTGATCATCAACCCGAACAATCCGACCGGCGCATTGTATCCGAAGGAGGTGCTGGAGCAGATCGTCCAGGTCGCCAGGGAGCATCAGCTCATCATCTTCTCCGATGAGATCTACGATCGCCTGGTTATGGACGGCCTCACCCATACCTCCATTGCGTCTTTGGCACCGGATCTGTTCTGTGTGACGTTCTCCGGGCTGTCCAAGTCCCATATGATTGCTGGATATCGTGTCGGCTGGATGGTGCTCAGCGGTAATAAACGTATAGCGAAGGACTATATCGAGGGGCTGAACATGCTGACCAACATGCGTATCTGCTCGAATGTACCGGCACAGTCGATTGTGCAGACTGCCCTGGGCGGGCATCAGAGCGTGAACGACTATATCGTTCCCGGTGGTCGAATCTATGAACAGCGCAACTACATCTATGAGGCGCTGAATTCCATCCCGGGGGTGTCCGCTAAAAAGCCGAAGGCCGCGTTCTACATCTTCCCGAAAATCGATGTGAAGAAATTCAATATCACCAATGACGAGCAGTTCGCCCTTGATCTGCTTAGGGATGAGCATCTTCTGGTGGTGCACGGCGGCGGGTTCAACTGGAAGAATCCCGATCATTTCCGCGTGGTCTACCTGCCGCGCATCGAAGTGCTTAAGGATGCCATCGGAAAGCTCACCGACTTCCTGGAGTACTACCACCAGTGA
- a CDS encoding fructosamine kinase family protein, producing MATYRKHRAFAPKGFFECEGRGLQWLGEAQSQGGSRVVDVFGWSDGYLDIERVDAAMPTIEAARSFGASLARMHDAGAPYFGSAPDGYEGTCYFGPLQDPVPMDTGEWDDVATYYAQGRLRPMVDLGVKRGELDQYDVELTEDVIAALPDLLGRAAADKPARVHGDLWSGNVMWTADRGKTEAVLIDPAAHGGHREEDLSMLALFGITYFRDIIEGYQSVHPLKTGWQERQTLWQLYPIAGHCVFFGGGYVSQYRSMCRSLLR from the coding sequence ATGGCGACATATCGTAAGCACAGGGCGTTTGCTCCGAAAGGTTTTTTCGAGTGCGAGGGACGTGGTCTGCAATGGTTGGGTGAAGCTCAATCCCAGGGTGGTTCTCGCGTCGTTGATGTGTTCGGCTGGTCAGACGGCTATCTTGACATCGAACGGGTCGATGCTGCCATGCCGACCATCGAGGCTGCCCGTTCATTTGGCGCGTCCCTGGCGAGGATGCATGATGCAGGCGCACCGTATTTCGGGTCTGCCCCTGACGGTTATGAAGGGACTTGCTATTTTGGTCCACTGCAGGATCCTGTGCCGATGGATACCGGCGAATGGGATGACGTGGCGACGTATTATGCGCAAGGTCGCCTGCGCCCCATGGTTGATCTTGGTGTGAAACGTGGCGAACTCGACCAGTATGACGTCGAGCTCACGGAGGATGTGATTGCCGCGCTGCCGGATCTGCTTGGACGAGCCGCTGCCGATAAGCCTGCGCGAGTACATGGTGACTTATGGAGCGGCAATGTCATGTGGACCGCGGATCGAGGCAAAACCGAAGCCGTGCTTATCGACCCAGCCGCACATGGCGGGCATCGTGAGGAAGACCTGTCTATGCTTGCCTTGTTCGGCATCACCTATTTCCGGGATATTATCGAAGGCTATCAATCCGTGCATCCGTTGAAGACCGGATGGCAGGAGCGTCAGACATTGTGGCAGCTGTATCCGATCGCCGGCCACTGTGTCTTCTTCGGAGGAGGATATGTGAGCCAATACCGTTCCATGTGCAGATCGCTGCTACGCTGA
- the hrcA gene encoding heat-inducible transcriptional repressor HrcA: protein MQQSRRLLVLRAVVEDYIRSQEPVGSNAIARKHDLGVSSATVRNDMAALEDEGYLTQPHTSAGRVPTEKGYRYFVDQLATVVPLSEAQRRGIGEFLSGSANLQDTLQRAARLLAQITGQVAVIASPSLSKSTLRHVELVPVSMNVLLAVVVTDTGRVAQHTLQVSVMPSSDAIARFTEALNAACSELSFAQAAQRMQSLENDQRFIGFKALTMQLEHAFVSMADDENASELYMSGASHLAHQHSAADMAPLFDALEEQVVLMKLMSALSEESLRGDGVNVAIGSETHTPGLLNAAVVTSGYGHAGHTGAAVAETPGDENGVAEHSDKRDDVDGETSQSTMTAVHDATGDPVAFVGSIGPTHMDYATTISAVHAVARYLTSFLAHEELGK from the coding sequence ATGCAGCAATCACGCAGACTGTTGGTGCTGCGTGCCGTCGTCGAGGATTACATTCGTTCGCAGGAACCCGTCGGCTCGAATGCGATTGCCCGCAAGCATGATCTTGGCGTGAGCTCGGCTACGGTGCGTAACGACATGGCCGCGCTGGAGGATGAGGGGTATCTTACCCAGCCTCACACTTCGGCCGGTCGTGTGCCCACGGAAAAAGGGTATCGGTATTTCGTGGATCAGCTGGCCACGGTGGTGCCGCTTTCCGAAGCGCAGCGTCGTGGTATCGGGGAGTTCCTGTCGGGATCGGCAAATCTGCAGGATACCTTGCAGCGAGCTGCCCGCCTTCTTGCTCAGATTACCGGTCAGGTTGCCGTGATCGCCTCGCCGTCGCTGTCGAAATCGACGTTACGCCATGTGGAGCTTGTGCCGGTTTCTATGAATGTATTGCTTGCCGTGGTGGTCACCGATACCGGCAGGGTCGCACAGCATACCTTGCAGGTATCGGTTATGCCGTCGTCGGACGCCATCGCGCGTTTCACCGAGGCGTTGAACGCGGCATGTTCCGAACTGTCGTTCGCACAGGCCGCGCAGCGGATGCAATCGTTGGAGAACGATCAGCGCTTCATCGGATTCAAGGCATTGACGATGCAATTGGAGCATGCGTTCGTTTCGATGGCCGACGATGAGAACGCCAGCGAGTTATATATGTCCGGGGCCTCGCATCTGGCCCATCAGCATTCGGCTGCTGATATGGCTCCACTGTTCGATGCGCTTGAGGAGCAGGTGGTTCTTATGAAGCTGATGAGCGCATTGAGCGAGGAGTCGCTTCGGGGCGATGGCGTCAATGTCGCCATCGGGTCGGAAACCCATACGCCGGGATTGCTGAACGCCGCCGTGGTGACCAGTGGGTACGGTCATGCGGGTCATACGGGAGCGGCCGTTGCCGAAACGCCCGGGGACGAGAACGGTGTGGCGGAGCACTCCGATAAGCGTGATGACGTCGATGGCGAAACATCGCAGTCGACCATGACCGCGGTCCATGACGCCACGGGCGATCCGGTGGCCTTCGTCGGTTCGATCGGCCCGACCCACATGGATTATGCGACCACCATCTCCGCGGTACATGCCGTTGCGAGGTATCTGACGTCCTTTCTGGCGCATGAGGAACTGGGCAAGTGA
- a CDS encoding undecaprenyl-diphosphate phosphatase yields MNFFQAIFLGLVQALTEYLPVSSSAHIRIVGDLMIGRDPGAAFTAIIQIGTELAVILYYRRDIIRILGSWFGSLFGKEGKDWKSRLGAHNRDTQMGWFIIIGTLPILVAGLLFKDVIETTLRNLWITVTVLALFGVLLWVFDSRSKQIKTMDDMTAKDALIFGVGQMLALIPGVSRSGGTITFGRAMGYTREAAVRTSFLMAIPAVFGAGILEAVSAVKDVSACSATKAADACAAIGAFPGWGATIAATIVAFFIGYIVIIAFLKFVSSFSYKAFAIYRIVLAVIVALLLITGKLPAIDPSMAG; encoded by the coding sequence ATGAATTTTTTCCAAGCGATTTTTCTTGGACTCGTGCAGGCGCTGACCGAATACCTGCCCGTTTCATCCAGCGCACATATCCGCATCGTCGGCGACCTGATGATCGGCCGCGACCCTGGAGCCGCATTCACCGCCATCATCCAGATCGGCACCGAACTGGCGGTGATCCTGTACTATCGACGCGACATCATCCGCATTCTGGGATCATGGTTCGGCTCGCTATTCGGCAAGGAAGGCAAGGACTGGAAATCACGCCTCGGTGCGCATAACAGGGACACCCAGATGGGCTGGTTCATCATTATCGGCACATTGCCGATTCTGGTCGCCGGTCTGCTGTTCAAGGATGTCATCGAAACGACACTGAGGAACCTGTGGATTACCGTCACCGTGCTTGCCCTCTTCGGCGTGCTGCTGTGGGTGTTCGATTCCCGATCCAAGCAGATCAAGACAATGGACGACATGACCGCCAAAGACGCGCTGATTTTCGGTGTAGGACAGATGCTCGCCCTTATTCCAGGCGTTTCCCGTTCCGGCGGTACCATCACCTTCGGCCGCGCTATGGGCTATACCCGTGAAGCCGCAGTACGCACCAGCTTCCTGATGGCCATTCCTGCCGTATTCGGCGCAGGTATTCTTGAAGCGGTATCAGCGGTGAAGGACGTCAGCGCATGCTCCGCGACCAAAGCCGCCGACGCCTGCGCCGCAATCGGAGCCTTCCCCGGCTGGGGCGCCACCATTGCCGCAACCATTGTAGCGTTCTTCATCGGGTATATCGTGATCATCGCCTTCCTGAAGTTCGTCAGCTCCTTCTCCTATAAGGCATTCGCCATTTACCGCATTGTACTTGCCGTAATCGTCGCATTGCTGCTTATCACCGGCAAACTGCCTGCCATCGACCCATCCATGGCAGGATGA